A single window of Oncorhynchus keta strain PuntledgeMale-10-30-2019 chromosome 34, Oket_V2, whole genome shotgun sequence DNA harbors:
- the LOC118367543 gene encoding potassium voltage-gated channel subfamily V member 1-like, producing the protein MMSSSSSPAEFSRDRTSLLSIDSSVFYSEPPPVCDYPLDFFTINVGGSRYVLSQELLASHPETRLGKLALSTRDSALELCDDADLLENEFFFDRSSQTFQYVINFYRTGHLHVREELCVFSFLQEIEYWGIDELCIDPCCRERYYRRKELKESLDVRNEAEADESQDEDFNGAACSDLRRRLWDLLEKPESSRAARAFGTLSIIFVAVSIVNIVLISLDLGNVGGNGIGDESGGNDGGTPFFVDVLEYVCVVWFTGELVLRFVSVSDKCRFSRSVPNVIDLLAILPFYVTLAVESLHGGSTELENMGRVVQVLRLMRSLRMLKLGRHSTGLKSLGLTITQCYEEVGLLLLFLSVGISIFATVEFALEHDIPGTAFSSVPCAWWWATTSMTTVGYGDIRPDTTLGKVLAFLCILSGILILALPIAIINDRFSACYFTLKMKEAALRHGEALKRLARGSLGDSEVGGAARGRGVNLRDVYARSVMEMLRLKGRERASTQSSGGGELWW; encoded by the exons ATGATGAGCAGCTCATCCAGCCCAGCTGAGTTCTCCAGGGACAGGACCTCCCTCCTGTCCATAGACTCTAGCGTCTTCTACAGCGAGCCCCCTCCTGTCTGTGACTACCCACTGGACTTCTTCACCATCAACGTGGGAGGCAGCCGCTACGTTCTCTCCCAGGAGCTGCTGGCATCTCACCCAGAAACCCGTCTGGGCAAGCTGGCCCTGTCCACACGGGACTCTGCCCTGGAGCTCTGTGATGACGCTGACTTGCTGGAGAATGAGTTCTTCTTCGACCGCAGCTCACAGACCTTCCAGTATGTGATAAACTTCTACCGCACAGGCCACCTGCATGTCAGGGAGGAGCTTTGCGTGTTCTCCTTCCTCCAGGAGATTGAGTACTGGGGCATCGACGAGCTCTGCATCGATCCCTGCTGCCGGGAACGCTACTACCGCCGAAAGGAGCTCAAGGAGAGCCTGGACGTGCGGAACGAGGCTGAGGCTGACGAAAGCCAGGACGAAGACTTCAACGGCGCCGCGTGCTCAGATCTCCGGCGGCGCCTGTGGGACCTGCTGGAGAAGCCAGAGTCTTCACGAGCGGCACGCGCCTTCGGCACGCTGTCCATCATCTTCGTGGCGGTGTCCATTGTCAACATTGTGCTCATCTCGCTGGACCTGGGGAATGTGGGTGGGAACGGGATCGGTGACGAGAGCGGGGGCAATGACGGGGGTACACCTTTCTTCGTGGACGTACTGGAATATGTATGCGTGGTGTGGTTCACCGGCGAGCTGGTGTTGCGCTTTGTCTCCGTGAGCGACAAGTGCCGCTTCAGCCGTAGCGTTCCCAATGTGATCGACCTGCTAGCCATCCTGCCCTTCTATGTGACTCTGGCAGTTGAGAGTCTGCACGGTGGCTCTACTGAGCTGGAGAACATGGGCCGCGTGGTGCAGGTGCTCAGGCTCATGAGGTCCCTCCGCATGCTCAAACTAGGACGCCACTCCACAG GCCTCAAGTCCCTGGGCCTGACCATCACCCAGTGCTACGAGGAGGTGGGTCTCTTGCTCCTCTTCCTCTCCGTGGGCATCTCCATCTTCGCCACGGTGGAGTTCGCCCTGGAGCATGACATCCCCGGCACCGCCTTCAGCAGCGTGCCCTGTGCCTGGTGGTGGGCCACCACCTCCATGACCACGGTGGGCTACGGAGACATCCGCCCCGACACCACCCTGGGCAAGGTGCTGGCCTTTCTCTGCATCTTGTCTGGCATCCTGATCTTGGCACTGCCCATCGCTATCATCAACGACCGCTTCTCTGCCTGCTACTTCACTCTCAAGATGAAGGAGGCGGCGCTGCGGCACGGGGAGGCCCTCAAGAGGCTGGCACGGGGTTCGCTGGGTGACTCGGAGGTGGGTGGGGCAGCAAGGGGAAGAGGGGTGAACCTGAGGGATGTTTATGCCAGGAGTGTGATGGAGATGCTGAGgctgaaagggagggagagggccagCACACAGAGTAGTGGAGGGGGTGAGCTCTGGTGGTAG